The genomic region AACGCGACCGCATACCTGCAGGCGGAAGAAAAAGAAGGCCCCGACTCGCTGCGCGCTTTCGATGTCGCGACCGAAACGATGAAGCAGGTCGCACGCGACGAGATCGTCGAACCCTCGGCGCTGGTGCGCGGCGTCGGCAAGCGCTATCCGATCGGCGTTCTGTTCTGGGGCGCACGTCGTCCGCGCTTCGAGTATTTCGACCCGGATTCGGCCGACGCCAAACTGCATCGCATGCTGCAGTCGAAGTTCGATGGCGATGTGGTGTATCCGATCTCGTCCACCGTCGACGGTCACTACGTCCTGCTGGAAGTCGCCAGCGACCGCAACCCCGGCGAGCTGTACATTTTCGATACGCAGGCCAAGAAGATCGATCCGTTCATGAATCGCGCCGATTGGCTCGATCGCAAACGCCTCGGCAAGAGCCAGTCGGCCTATTTCAAGAGCCGCGACGGCGTCGACATCGACGTGTTGTTGACCACGCCCGCCGGCAGCGACGGCAAGAACATGCCGCTGATCGTCCATCCGCATGGTGGTCCGTTCGGCCTTCAGGACAGTTGGGGCTACGACCGCGACGTGCAAATGATGGTCGCGCACGGCTATGCGGTGCTGCAGGTGAATTTCCGCGGCTCCGGCGGCTACGGCAAGCAGTTCCAGGAGCTGGGTCAGAAACAGTGGGGCCTGACCATGCAGGACGATCTCACCGACGCCACGCATTGGGCGATCCGCGAGGGCATCGCCGACCGCAACCGCATCTGCATCTACGGCGCCAGCTACGGCGGTTACGCTTCGCTGATGGGCGTGGCCAAGGAGCCGGACCTGTACAAATGCGCGGTCGGTTACGTCGGCGTCTACGATCTGAACATGCTCTGGGGCCGCGGCGATATCAGCCAGTCCTCCTACGGCAAGGATTTCCTCGCCGAGAATCTCGGCAAGCAGGATCTCAACGCCTCATCGCCGAACAAGCTTGTATCGCGGATCAAGGTGCCTGTATTCCTCGCCGCCGGTGGCGCCGATGTGCGCGCGCCGCAGTCGCATTCCGAAGCGATGGAGAAAGCATTGAAGGCCGCGGGCAAGCCGGTCGAGTCGATGTATTTCTCCACGGAAGGCCACGGTTTCGTGAAGGAAGAGCACCAGATCGCCTACTTCGCCAAACTGTTCCAGTTCTTCGAGCGGCATATCGGCGGCCGGGCGCCGGTCGTGCCGGCGCCGAAGAAAAAATAACCGCGCGGATCGCTCGCGACAAAAAAACCGACGCCTCGCAGCGTCGGTTTTTTCGTGCGCATGGGTGATTGCTGTCGCGCCGAAAATCCAGTTTCAGCGCCCCGGCGTGACCAGCGTTCCGATCTTCTCGCCGCGCAGGATGCGCAGCAGCACGCCGGGCTGGCTCATGTCGAAGATGCGCAGCGGCAGGCGGCTGTCGCGGCACAGCGCGAAGGCGGCGGTGTCCATCACCTGCAGGTCGCGGGAGATCACTTCGTCGTAGGTCAGCGTGTCGTAGCGCACCGCGTCGTCGTGTTTCTTCGGATCCTTGTCGTAGACGCCGTCGACCTTGGTCGCCTTGAGCAGCAGATCGGCGCCGATCTCGATCGCGCGCAGCGCCGCGCCGGAATCGGTGGTGAAGAACGGGTTGCCGGTGCCGGCGGCGAAAATGGTGATGCGACCTTTTTCGAGATGGCGCACGGCGCGGCGGCGGATGTAGTCCTCGCAGACGTCGTTGATCTTGATCGCGCTCATCACCCGGCAGCGCGCGCCGAGCTTTTCCAGCGAATCCTGCATCGCCAGCGCGTTGATCACGGTGGCGAGCATGCCCATCTGGTCGCCGGTCACCCGGTCCATGCCGCCAGCGGCCAGGCCGGCGCCGCGGAAGATGTTGCCGCCGCCGATGACCAGCGCGATCTCGGCACCCGCGTCGCGGGCTTCGATGACTTCGCGGGCGAGGCGGCCGATGACTTTGGGGTCGATGCCGTAGTCCTCGTCGCCCATCAGGGCCTCGCCGGAGAGTTTGAGCAGGACGCGGCGGTAAGCGAGATTGGACATGACGGACTCCGGAGGCGTGGCAAACCGGTGGATTCTAACGCGCCACGGGAAGAGTTCCGACTCAGCCCGCCGGCTCGTACACCGCGTAAAGCTTCCGCGCGGGTTCCAGCACTTCCCAGATGCCGGAGAAACCCGCTGGAATCACGAAGCTGTCGCCAGCGGCGACTACGGTTTCCCGGCCGTCGTCGCCGGTCATGCGGGCTTTGCCCGCGAGCATGTGACACAGCTCGTGTTCGGTGTAATGCACGCGCCACGCGCCCACACCGCCCTCCCAGATCCCGCAATGGAAGGCCTGGTCGGCGCTGGAGTAGGCATTGGCCGTGGCCTGGGTCGGCTGGCCCGAGATCAACCGTTCGGCGGCCACAGGCGAGCGGGGCGCTCCGGCGGTGCCGTGGGGAATCGGCAGGATTCGCAGAATCGACGGCATGGCGGCTTCCGGCTATGACTTCCCGGCATGGTGCCGGAGCGCGTCTGCGACGACAATGCCGGCTTCCCACCGCATTCCACTGGAGAACACCGCGTATGGCCGTCAAGACCCTGCAGGAATTCCTGTCCGCTTCGAAAGAGAAAGACCTCTCCGGCGACGCCTTCGAGCTGGAAAGCTCGCACATGCTCGAAGCGCGCGTCGATGGCCTGGTCCTGGCCAAGGCCGGCTCGATGATCGCGCGCAAGGGCAACATCAAATTCACCCGTCAGGGCCTGCTCGATCAGGGGCTCGGCGGTCTGCTCAAGAAGACGCTCACCGGCGAGGGCATGTCGCTGATGAAGATCGAAGGCCAGGGCCGCGTCTATCTGGCCGACATCGGCAAGAAGATCACCCTGCTGCGCCTCAACGGCGAGTCCATCTTCGTCAACGGCAACGACGTGCTGGCGATCGAATCGACGATTTCCCACGACATCACGATGATGCGCAAGGCGGCCGGGATGATGGCCGGCGGGCTGTTCAACGTGAAGCTCAGCGGCCACGGCCTGGTGGCGATCACCGCGCACTACGAGCCGCTGACGCTGCCGGTCAATGCGTCGACCGGCCCGGTGTTCACCGATCCGAACGCGACGGTCGCATGGTCGGGCGGCCTGTCGCCGGACATCGTCACCGACATCAACCTGCGCACGCTGATGGGCCGTGGTTCGGGCGAAAGCATCCAGCTGCGCTTCGCCGGCGAAGGCTGGGTGGTGGTGCAGCCGTACGAAGAAGTGGTGTTCCAGCATCAGCAATAAGGCGCTACAGCGCAGGCATTGGTCCTTATTGCAGGCCGAGGCAAAGCAGAGTCGATGACACAGATCGTCGAAGCGATGAACGCCGAAGAGACCGCTCGGGTGGAAGCCCAGCGGTCCTGGGTGCGCGATCACTACGCAGCCGAAGCGCGCTGCGGATACGACACCGTCGAAGGCAAACTCGTCCTGCTCGACGCGATCCTGGGCAACGGTTGGATCGATGCGACCGACACCCTCAAGCTCCAGTGTCTGGGCATCGCTTTCGGCGATGCGATGGCCCAACGGCTTGGTCTGCATTGGGTCACCGTCGAAGACGCGTACGGACGCGATCCGGCCTTGAAGCGCGACGACACCAGTCTGCTCGCGTTTCCCTTGACTTCGATCTCGAAGCGCATCGAACGCGGCGACACCGTCGATGTCCGCGCATTGTTCGAGTCGGCATGTTCTGCGATCGAGCAGGCCATGCGCGACGGCGCCTGAATCGTGCTGCAGCGCAAGCGCGCGCATGGCAAGATCGCCAGCGAACCCGGACC from Lysobacter sp. harbors:
- a CDS encoding S9 family peptidase is translated as MHPRSVLLAASLLLSTVAQAQAQAPASPTTQAAPHNIADFIRDDRFVDVKISPKGTYVAATVPLTDDDKTVMVILKPGQKEPYGHVTLKEPNTHVAQFWWISDNRLLFTIGERAGGLEQPVSYGEIWGTNADGSKQGIVAGARASTSASRSGGKARAESVSIEMVDTLIDDDDNVLVTVTPFASGEIPFTTLERMNVFTGTRKPVARAPVRGASFLTDLSGRARFASGINRDYESVLYYRKDDKSEWKVINDESISGNAISALGFSADNATAYLQAEEKEGPDSLRAFDVATETMKQVARDEIVEPSALVRGVGKRYPIGVLFWGARRPRFEYFDPDSADAKLHRMLQSKFDGDVVYPISSTVDGHYVLLEVASDRNPGELYIFDTQAKKIDPFMNRADWLDRKRLGKSQSAYFKSRDGVDIDVLLTTPAGSDGKNMPLIVHPHGGPFGLQDSWGYDRDVQMMVAHGYAVLQVNFRGSGGYGKQFQELGQKQWGLTMQDDLTDATHWAIREGIADRNRICIYGASYGGYASLMGVAKEPDLYKCAVGYVGVYDLNMLWGRGDISQSSYGKDFLAENLGKQDLNASSPNKLVSRIKVPVFLAAGGADVRAPQSHSEAMEKALKAAGKPVESMYFSTEGHGFVKEEHQIAYFAKLFQFFERHIGGRAPVVPAPKKK
- a CDS encoding UMP kinase, which codes for MSNLAYRRVLLKLSGEALMGDEDYGIDPKVIGRLAREVIEARDAGAEIALVIGGGNIFRGAGLAAGGMDRVTGDQMGMLATVINALAMQDSLEKLGARCRVMSAIKINDVCEDYIRRRAVRHLEKGRITIFAAGTGNPFFTTDSGAALRAIEIGADLLLKATKVDGVYDKDPKKHDDAVRYDTLTYDEVISRDLQVMDTAAFALCRDSRLPLRIFDMSQPGVLLRILRGEKIGTLVTPGR
- a CDS encoding cupin domain-containing protein, with the protein product MPSILRILPIPHGTAGAPRSPVAAERLISGQPTQATANAYSSADQAFHCGIWEGGVGAWRVHYTEHELCHMLAGKARMTGDDGRETVVAAGDSFVIPAGFSGIWEVLEPARKLYAVYEPAG
- a CDS encoding AIM24 family protein, whose amino-acid sequence is MAVKTLQEFLSASKEKDLSGDAFELESSHMLEARVDGLVLAKAGSMIARKGNIKFTRQGLLDQGLGGLLKKTLTGEGMSLMKIEGQGRVYLADIGKKITLLRLNGESIFVNGNDVLAIESTISHDITMMRKAAGMMAGGLFNVKLSGHGLVAITAHYEPLTLPVNASTGPVFTDPNATVAWSGGLSPDIVTDINLRTLMGRGSGESIQLRFAGEGWVVVQPYEEVVFQHQQ
- a CDS encoding DUF3806 domain-containing protein; the encoded protein is MTQIVEAMNAEETARVEAQRSWVRDHYAAEARCGYDTVEGKLVLLDAILGNGWIDATDTLKLQCLGIAFGDAMAQRLGLHWVTVEDAYGRDPALKRDDTSLLAFPLTSISKRIERGDTVDVRALFESACSAIEQAMRDGA